One segment of Leptodactylus fuscus isolate aLepFus1 chromosome 7, aLepFus1.hap2, whole genome shotgun sequence DNA contains the following:
- the LOC142212608 gene encoding chymotrypsinogen 2-like, with product MAILCLLSFIALLGTTYGCGRPAIQPVLTGYSRIVNGEEAIPGSWPWQVSLQDSTGFHFCGGSLISDTWVITAAHCGVRTSHKVVLGEFDQHTSAEDVQVKTIAKVFKHPKYSPFTIVNDITLIKLASPVNTQAEVSPVCVAEASDNFEGVRRCVTTGWGLTDSSG from the exons ATGGCAATACTTTGTCTCTTGTCATTTATTGCCCTCCTAGGCACAACCTATG GTTGTGGAAGGCCAGCCATCCAGCCAGTCCTCACTGGGTATTCTAGAATTGTAAATGGAGAGGAAGCTATTCCAGGATCCTGGCCATGGCAGGTCTCCCTACAG GACAGTACTGGATTTCACTTCTGTGGAGGATCCCTTATCAGCGACACATGGGTCATCACTGCTGCTCATTGTGGTGTCAG GACTTCACATAAGGTAGTTCTAGGTGAATTTGACCAGCATACATCTGCTGAAGACGTCCAAGTTAAAACCATTGCCAAG GTATTCAAGCACCCAAAATACAGCCCTTTTACTATAGTAAATGACATTACCCTGATCAAACTGGCTTCTCCTGTTAATACTCAAGCAGAAGTGTCTCCTGTTTGTGTGGCAGAGGCTAGTGACAACTTTGAAGGTGTTAGAAGATGTGTCACCACTGGATGGGGATTGACCGACTCTTCAG GGTGA